Below is a window of Pseudomonadota bacterium DNA.
GGGGCGGCGGTTCCGGAATCTCCGTCAGGGCCCTGAAACCCGGCTCCGGCGGCTTCGAAGCTGAAGCCGCCGGAGCCGGGCCGATCAGGTACACCGGCCAGGCCCCGGGCTTCAGATTGGCGAACAGCTGTTCTGCCTTACCCTGGGAACCGCAACCGCAAGCTTCGACCACCGCCACCGCTCCCGGGGTAAAAAGTTTATCCAGATTATAAATACCCATCCCCTGACTTTCCGGCCCCTTTCGCCAACCACGACCACTCCATTGCAGACAAACTACAACTTCAGCCGGATTCCGTCAAGTATTTCTATGCGAATTTTCCATTAAAAACAATGAGTTACATCATTTTTACAATATACGGATAGACTTATATCGAAACACCGACCTCTTGGGAACCAAAAATCGCGCCGCCGAAAACCCGCTTTAAAAAAGTTGACGCTGATTTTAAATTCATACTTTTGCCTGATAGACATCATCCTTTGATTTTGTTAATTAACCCACCAGTGAAGATACAGAATCAGTGGCGGATCGGTTTGCAGCTCAGGGTTGGTGGAAAAAACCACCGAACAATCGTAAAATCATGCTTTTTAAGTTCAAAGACAACCTCTTCAACCAGGAAAAAAGGAAAAGAAAAATGAAAAAATCGGTATGGCTCGGTCTTGCCTTGGCGGGTTTACTCATTCTTGCCGGAATCCCGGCGCTGGCTTACGATTACAGCGCCATCGGGGTAAACATCACGGTTTTTGACGGTGTCGGCAATGGTTCAACCAATTGGTTCGGCGACCAGGAAGATCAAGAAGTGGAATACAGCTCCCAATATAACGCCGTCACCGGTCAGGACTGGGACATGGAAGCCTTCTTCTGGAAAAACGAGACCTCCACCCTGACCATGATCGGCGGCTACGATCTGATCGACGGCAAAGACGGTATTAAGCCCGGCGATGTTTTTCTGGATGTCGGCAGCAATGGCAGCTGGGATTACGCGATTTCCTTCAGTAATACGGGAACCGCCACCTGGTATGCGCTCGACGCCTCCAGCACGTTGATCCCCACGACCCACTTCCCCACGTCCGACCCCTGGAAATATGCCAGCGGAGCCACTGACAGCGGGAGCTTGAATTCACTGTACACCGCTTTTTTCAGCACTGATTTAGCCGGGGTCGCCACCGGAGGAAATCACAACGCGATCGCCTTGGATCTTTCCGGTCTCACCCTGGGCACCAGCTTTACCGTCCATTTCACGATGGCCTGCGGCAACGACAATCTTGTGGGCAGAGTTACGCACGACACCCCGAACGTCCCCATTCCCGGAGCCGTCTGGCTGCTGGGTTCCGGCTTTGCCGGTCTGGTGGGACTGCGCCGTCGTCGGCAGAATTAAGCTCCGTTACCGGAAAACTGGGGACACGCTCCCGATTTCCTATGGCCCCAGTTTATTCCCATCTTAGTCTTCGTCCATAAAAAAAGAGCTGCCTTGGGCAGCTCTTTTTTTATGGACTTGCTTTAGCGAAAAAATAATCTCTAGGTCAGGGCCAGGGCACCGATCTTCGGCCCCAGAATTTTCTCCAGTTTCTTCAGGGCGTTGCTTTCAAGCTGCCGCACGCGCTCCCGGGTAATCCCCAGTTCGTCCCCGACATCCTGCAAAGTCTTGTCATCGTCCCCTAGAAAACGGCCGGCGACCACCTGCCGTTCCCGCAAGGTCAGCTCACGCAGCGCCTGAGCGATCAGGCGACGGCGGTCGGTCTCGGTCTCCCGCAACAAAAGGCTTTCCTCCTGATCTTCACTGTCGTCCGCAAGCAGATCAAGATAGATGGTCTCGCTGTCGGCCAGGGAACAATCCAGGGAAAAATCACGGGCGTTGAGCCGCTGACAGAAATCCCGCACCTTGGCGTCTTCTTCACGACTGTCGGCCAGGGCCGTGATTTCCGCCGTATCCAGCTCGTCCCCGTTGAGAAAACCCCGCACCTTGCCGAGTTTGAAAAAAAGTTTTTTCTGCAGCTGCGTGGTGCCGACCTTGACCAGGCTCCAGGAACGAATGATATAATCCTGAATATAGGCGCGAATCCACCAGACCGCATAGGAAATCAGGCGATATCCCCGATCCGGATCAAACTTTTTGACGGCCCGCATCAGGCCCATGTTGCCTTCCTGAATCAGGTCCATCATGCGCATGCGATACCCCCGGTATTCACTGGCGATCTTGACGACAAAACGCAGATTGGCGGTAACCAGCCGATGCGCGGCGGCCAGCTCGTTATTTTTTTTATAACGCAGGGCGAGTTCGTTCTCCTCTTCCTGGGTCAACAGAGGAATCCGACTGATCTCGGTCACATAACGTAAAAACGAATCGGTATTAGTCAAAGATAAGGATTTTTCCATTGCAGCCACCTCCCGGACAGCTATATTAGCACTCTCTGTTTTAGAGTGCTAATATAGCATGAAGCCATCATAAATCAAGAAAAATCTCTATAATTATTTAT
It encodes the following:
- a CDS encoding VPLPA-CTERM sorting domain-containing protein, with product MADRFAAQGWWKKPPNNRKIMLFKFKDNLFNQEKRKRKMKKSVWLGLALAGLLILAGIPALAYDYSAIGVNITVFDGVGNGSTNWFGDQEDQEVEYSSQYNAVTGQDWDMEAFFWKNETSTLTMIGGYDLIDGKDGIKPGDVFLDVGSNGSWDYAISFSNTGTATWYALDASSTLIPTTHFPTSDPWKYASGATDSGSLNSLYTAFFSTDLAGVATGGNHNAIALDLSGLTLGTSFTVHFTMACGNDNLVGRVTHDTPNVPIPGAVWLLGSGFAGLVGLRRRRQN
- a CDS encoding sigma-70 family RNA polymerase sigma factor, which codes for MEKSLSLTNTDSFLRYVTEISRIPLLTQEEENELALRYKKNNELAAAHRLVTANLRFVVKIASEYRGYRMRMMDLIQEGNMGLMRAVKKFDPDRGYRLISYAVWWIRAYIQDYIIRSWSLVKVGTTQLQKKLFFKLGKVRGFLNGDELDTAEITALADSREEDAKVRDFCQRLNARDFSLDCSLADSETIYLDLLADDSEDQEESLLLRETETDRRRLIAQALRELTLRERQVVAGRFLGDDDKTLQDVGDELGITRERVRQLESNALKKLEKILGPKIGALALT